In Luteitalea sp. TBR-22, one genomic interval encodes:
- a CDS encoding glycosyltransferase, with translation MKMVVSIRQRSFARYVAFDLAEAARRLGHVVHWIDFDALQQGTAARGPDAYREALGRVDEQVRAFAPDLVLSYGIEAIVPPFLREVPGDSWTLADAARAPVACFFYDFGVPFDRPVDAATAPWVARAQRADVRVFCWDRQALADLQRYGVAAEYLPMAVNEAMFFPPPGDGLRDLPVVFSGGPTPERMAALRAVAPHGLAIYGYDEAAWTTDPVLAASYRGFVPERDRLRDIYQRARVTLNVTRAHGRASLNMRVFEAMACGCTVITDQAEEAAALFTPGEHLVTIDRDESPAAVVSRVLADEARRAAIGAHGAACVRRDHTYVERLSSIAPQLKALVSESRAWAFWDSFLAVDPDKALRFLGVLRAERSLLREDLWHMAEAEALGRLGRRALALRACREAQRRNPALLGLDRLAEQLQTH, from the coding sequence ATGAAGATGGTCGTCTCGATCCGGCAGCGGAGCTTCGCCCGGTACGTGGCCTTCGACCTGGCCGAGGCGGCCCGCCGTCTGGGCCATGTCGTCCACTGGATCGACTTCGACGCGTTGCAGCAGGGAACCGCGGCGCGTGGCCCCGACGCCTATCGGGAAGCGCTCGGGCGCGTCGACGAGCAGGTGCGGGCCTTTGCGCCCGACCTCGTCCTCAGCTACGGCATCGAGGCCATCGTCCCGCCCTTCCTGCGGGAGGTCCCCGGTGACTCCTGGACGCTGGCCGATGCCGCGCGCGCCCCGGTCGCCTGCTTCTTCTACGACTTCGGGGTGCCGTTCGACCGGCCCGTCGACGCCGCGACCGCGCCGTGGGTCGCGCGTGCCCAGCGAGCCGACGTGCGCGTCTTCTGCTGGGATCGGCAGGCGCTGGCCGACCTGCAGCGCTACGGGGTGGCCGCCGAGTACCTGCCGATGGCCGTCAACGAGGCGATGTTCTTTCCCCCGCCCGGCGATGGCCTGCGGGACCTGCCGGTCGTGTTCTCGGGAGGTCCGACGCCGGAACGGATGGCGGCCCTCAGGGCCGTGGCGCCGCACGGCCTGGCCATCTACGGCTACGACGAGGCCGCGTGGACGACCGACCCGGTGCTCGCGGCGAGCTACCGGGGCTTCGTGCCCGAGCGCGACCGGCTGCGCGACATCTACCAGCGGGCACGCGTCACGCTCAACGTCACCCGCGCGCACGGCCGCGCCAGCCTCAACATGCGGGTGTTCGAGGCGATGGCCTGCGGGTGCACCGTGATCACCGATCAGGCCGAGGAGGCCGCGGCACTCTTCACGCCCGGTGAGCACCTCGTGACGATCGATCGCGACGAGTCACCGGCGGCCGTCGTGTCGCGGGTGCTCGCCGACGAGGCGCGGCGCGCGGCCATCGGCGCGCACGGGGCGGCCTGCGTGCGACGCGACCACACGTACGTCGAGCGACTATCGTCGATCGCTCCGCAACTCAAGGCCCTGGTGAGCGAGTCGCGGGCCTGGGCCTTCTGGGACTCCTTCCTCGCGGTCGATCCCGACAAGGCGTTGCGCTTCCTCGGGGTGCTGCGCGCCGAGCGCAGCCTGCTGCGCGAGGATCTCTGGCACATGGCCGAGGCCGAGGCGCTCGGTCGCCTCGGGCGACGAGCGTTGGCGCTGCGGGCCTGCCGCGAGGCACAGCGACGCAACCCGGCGCTGCTGGGGCTCGATCGACTGGCGGAGCAACTGCAGACGCACTGA
- a CDS encoding cell wall metabolism sensor histidine kinase WalK produces the protein MGHSAVAWWRSLYWRIGVSFVVLVIGISLVQGLLFTYQWRNLSRDPHRSPHGVVQELALEYSTALERGGRVDLKRLQREQYPDWPLLYAVMTDGTVAGAPEAPMPPEQLTFARQLLPSPPRRHVESEVGPMVTAPIHVNGQLRGLAVLMFESRGLLHEAGRFLSWSGLLLLLGGSVAAAWFVVTPARRKLSALEAAAEAMREGDLKARACETGGDEVARVARAFNRMGEQLVERDEALRRVDQLRRQMLADVSHELKTPLTAMRGFIETLQMPEIAADDDRRTRYFATLERETRRLERLVADLLDVARLENGVGDFEMRVFAVGRLLEQVARRNEPVAADAGVALAIAVDESADQAYGDPHRLEQAIDNLVANALRYTPSGGTVRMAASATAEAIVVTVSDTGPGIPTEHLAHVFDRFYKADPSRAATRQGSGLGLSIVRAIVVRHGGTVTVASCPGETTFTLRLPTV, from the coding sequence ATGGGACACTCTGCCGTGGCCTGGTGGCGCAGCCTGTACTGGCGCATCGGTGTCAGCTTCGTCGTGCTGGTGATCGGCATCTCGCTCGTCCAGGGTCTGCTCTTCACGTACCAGTGGCGCAACCTGTCGCGCGACCCGCACCGTTCCCCGCACGGGGTGGTGCAGGAACTGGCGCTCGAGTACTCGACGGCCCTCGAGCGTGGGGGACGAGTGGACCTCAAGCGCCTGCAGCGCGAGCAGTACCCCGACTGGCCGTTGCTGTACGCCGTGATGACCGACGGGACCGTCGCGGGCGCTCCCGAGGCGCCCATGCCGCCCGAGCAGCTGACCTTCGCGCGCCAGTTGCTCCCGTCGCCGCCCCGTCGGCATGTCGAGAGCGAGGTCGGCCCGATGGTGACGGCGCCGATCCACGTCAACGGGCAGCTGCGCGGCCTCGCGGTGCTCATGTTCGAGTCCCGCGGACTGCTGCACGAGGCCGGTCGCTTCCTCTCCTGGTCGGGCCTCCTCCTGCTCCTCGGCGGCTCGGTGGCGGCCGCATGGTTCGTCGTCACGCCGGCCCGCCGGAAGCTGTCGGCCCTCGAGGCGGCGGCCGAGGCGATGCGCGAAGGCGACCTCAAGGCGCGCGCGTGCGAAACGGGTGGCGACGAGGTCGCGCGGGTCGCGCGGGCCTTCAACCGCATGGGCGAGCAGTTGGTGGAGCGCGACGAGGCGCTCAGGCGCGTCGACCAGTTGCGGCGGCAGATGCTGGCCGACGTGTCACACGAGCTGAAGACGCCGCTGACCGCGATGCGGGGGTTCATCGAGACGTTGCAGATGCCGGAAATCGCGGCAGACGACGACCGGCGCACCCGATACTTCGCGACGCTGGAGCGCGAGACCCGACGGCTGGAGCGGCTGGTCGCGGACCTGCTCGACGTCGCGCGCCTCGAGAACGGCGTCGGCGACTTCGAGATGCGCGTCTTTGCCGTCGGCCGGCTCCTCGAGCAGGTGGCCCGGCGCAACGAGCCGGTCGCGGCCGACGCGGGCGTCGCGCTGGCGATCGCGGTGGACGAGTCGGCCGACCAGGCCTACGGCGACCCGCACCGCCTCGAGCAGGCCATCGACAACCTCGTGGCCAACGCGCTGCGCTACACCCCGTCGGGCGGCACGGTGCGCATGGCGGCCAGCGCCACGGCGGAGGCGATCGTCGTGACCGTGAGCGATACCGGGCCGGGCATCCCGACCGAGCACCTCGCGCACGTGTTCGATCGGTTCTACAAGGCCGACCCCTCGCGCGCCGCGACGCGCCAGGGCAGCGGGCTCGGTCTCTCCATCGTCCGTGCCATCGTCGTGCGCCACGGCGGTACGGTGACGGTCGCCAGTTGTCCGGGTGAGACGACCTTCACGCTACGCCTGCCGACAGTTTGA
- a CDS encoding O-acetylhomoserine aminocarboxypropyltransferase/cysteine synthase family protein, which translates to MSQYRFETLQVHAGQQPAPGTNARAVPIYQTSSYTFNDADHGARLFALQEFGNIYTRIMNPTTDVFEQRVAALEGGVAALATSSGQAAQFLAISTIAQAGDNIVSTSYLYGGTYNQFKVALPRLGIGVKFVDGDGVEGFARAIDDKTKALYVESIGNPRYNVPDLAALARLAHDNGIPLIVDNTFGCAGYICRPIDHGADIVVASATKWIGGHGTSIGGVIVDAGKFDWASGKFPLFTDPAPGYHGLVFTEPFGVNGPFGNIAFIIRARVEGLRDFGPSVSPFNSFLFLQGLETLSLRVQRHADNALELATWLKQQDGVEWVNYPGLAEHPSHALARQYLTHGFGAMLSFGIKGGRDAGRKFIDSVKLASHLANVGDAKTLVIHPNTTTHQQLSEAEQLASGVTPDLIRVSVGIEHIEDIKADFAQAFAQVRG; encoded by the coding sequence ATGAGCCAGTACCGCTTCGAGACGCTGCAGGTGCACGCCGGCCAGCAACCCGCCCCCGGGACCAATGCCCGCGCGGTGCCGATCTACCAGACCTCCTCGTACACGTTCAACGACGCCGATCACGGCGCCCGCCTCTTCGCGCTGCAGGAATTCGGCAACATCTACACGCGCATCATGAACCCGACCACCGACGTCTTCGAGCAGCGCGTGGCGGCGCTCGAGGGCGGCGTGGCGGCCCTGGCCACCAGCAGCGGGCAGGCGGCGCAGTTCCTCGCGATCTCGACGATCGCGCAGGCGGGCGACAACATCGTCTCGACCAGCTACCTGTACGGCGGCACCTACAACCAGTTCAAGGTGGCGCTGCCGCGGCTCGGCATCGGCGTGAAGTTCGTCGACGGCGACGGCGTGGAGGGCTTTGCCAGGGCCATCGACGACAAGACCAAGGCGCTCTACGTCGAGTCGATCGGCAACCCGCGCTACAACGTGCCCGATCTGGCGGCGCTCGCCAGGCTGGCGCACGACAACGGCATCCCGCTGATCGTCGACAACACCTTCGGGTGCGCCGGCTACATCTGCCGGCCGATCGACCACGGCGCCGACATCGTCGTCGCCTCGGCCACCAAGTGGATCGGCGGCCACGGCACCTCGATCGGCGGCGTGATCGTCGACGCGGGCAAGTTCGACTGGGCATCGGGCAAGTTCCCGCTGTTCACCGACCCGGCGCCGGGCTACCACGGCCTCGTCTTCACGGAGCCCTTCGGCGTCAATGGCCCGTTCGGCAACATCGCCTTCATCATCCGCGCGCGCGTCGAGGGCCTGCGCGACTTCGGTCCGTCGGTCAGCCCCTTCAACTCGTTCCTGTTCCTGCAGGGGCTCGAGACGCTGTCGCTGCGCGTGCAGCGCCACGCCGACAACGCGCTGGAACTGGCGACGTGGCTGAAGCAGCAGGACGGCGTGGAATGGGTCAACTACCCGGGCCTGGCCGAGCACCCGAGCCACGCGCTCGCCAGGCAGTACCTCACCCACGGCTTCGGCGCGATGCTGTCCTTCGGAATCAAGGGCGGGCGCGACGCCGGCCGGAAGTTCATCGACTCGGTCAAGCTGGCGAGCCACCTGGCCAACGTCGGCGACGCCAAGACGCTGGTCATCCACCCCAACACCACGACGCACCAGCAGCTCTCGGAGGCCGAGCAGCTGGCCAGCGGCGTGACGCCGGACCTGATTCGCGTCTCGGTGGGCATCGAGCACATCGAGGACATCAAGGCCGACTTCGCGCAAGCCTTCGCGCAGGTGCGGGGCTAG
- the metX gene encoding homoserine O-acetyltransferase, which translates to MNAAVTSDRRQHLLPAPVTLESGVVLPRVSVAYHTWGTLAPGGDNAVLVCHALTGSSDVSDWWGGLIGPHGALDPSRDYVVCSNVLGSCYGSTGPGTPEWDAVFGRQPEAPAVTIRDVVHVQRQLLEALGVRRLRLVIGGSMGGMQALEWALLYPGMVEAIAVLAAPAVHAPWAMALAEVQRQAIFADPEWPHGRAAKGLAAARMMGMISYRSAQAFEARFGAGRHDASAPSVTRWLHRHGEKLVDRFDARAYVTLTHVLDSHDVGRGRGGVQAALARLHQPALVVGIDSDVLYLPDEMRGLARDLPAGELFWLESPHGHDAFLIEQDVVLRAVRDFRAQLEM; encoded by the coding sequence GTGAACGCCGCCGTGACCAGCGACCGCCGGCAGCACCTGCTGCCGGCGCCGGTCACGCTCGAGTCGGGCGTGGTGCTGCCGCGCGTGTCGGTCGCGTACCACACGTGGGGGACCCTGGCGCCCGGCGGTGACAACGCGGTCCTCGTGTGTCACGCGCTGACGGGCTCGTCGGACGTGTCGGACTGGTGGGGAGGCCTCATCGGCCCGCACGGTGCCCTCGATCCGTCACGCGATTACGTCGTCTGCAGCAACGTCCTCGGCAGCTGCTACGGATCGACCGGGCCGGGGACCCCGGAATGGGACGCGGTGTTCGGCAGGCAGCCCGAGGCGCCGGCCGTGACGATCCGCGACGTCGTGCACGTGCAGCGCCAGTTGCTCGAGGCGCTCGGCGTGCGTCGGTTGCGCCTGGTGATCGGCGGGTCGATGGGCGGCATGCAGGCGCTGGAGTGGGCGCTGCTGTACCCCGGGATGGTCGAGGCCATCGCGGTGCTCGCGGCGCCCGCCGTGCACGCGCCCTGGGCGATGGCCCTGGCCGAGGTGCAGCGGCAGGCCATCTTTGCCGACCCGGAGTGGCCGCACGGCCGTGCGGCGAAGGGACTGGCCGCGGCTCGGATGATGGGCATGATCTCCTACCGGAGCGCGCAGGCCTTCGAGGCGCGCTTCGGCGCCGGTCGGCACGACGCCTCGGCGCCGTCGGTGACCCGCTGGCTGCACCGGCACGGCGAGAAGCTCGTCGATCGCTTCGACGCGCGGGCGTACGTCACCCTCACGCACGTGCTCGACTCGCATGACGTCGGCCGGGGACGCGGTGGCGTGCAGGCGGCTCTCGCGCGCCTCCACCAGCCAGCGCTGGTGGTCGGCATCGACAGCGACGTCTTGTACCTGCCCGACGAAATGCGCGGCCTGGCCCGCGACCTGCCAGCGGGTGAGCTGTTCTGGCTCGAATCGCCGCACGGGCACGACGCGTTCCTCATCGAGCAGGACGTCGTGCTGCGCGCCGTCCGCGACTTCCGCGCGCAATTGGAAATGTGA
- a CDS encoding PIG-L family deacetylase: protein MRTRLAVAGLVAALSLISLQAQVRSPYREGAAGLIQKLQRLTTTASAMHTGAHPDDEDSALIARLARGDHARVAYLSLNRGEGGQNVLGPEFYEALGVIRTEELLQARALDGGEQFFTRVVDFGYTVNMPETERKWGGRDVPLGDMVRVLRTYRPLVVASRFSGTSADGHGNHQLAGALTPIAVKAAADPAQFPEQIAEGLRPWQVKKLYVGMRFGPNQPEPPTLTLQTGVFDPALGRTYAQIAAEGRSQHKTQEMGGAQLHGPQTTGLRLVESWVPRVEREQSVFDGIDTSIAGLARLAGLPDGAIAAPLGVMASSASEALSRVDVRQPTTLLPVLARGLTAAREARAALATLSAPEAARAEAAFLLDQEIRQWEDALVHASGVHVEALATSETVTPGGQVSVSVRAFVPAAPDLTVTVAPPTLTLPIGWTQAPLAEAPQFTGRGFMARFLREQPSVEASFAVTAAADARITQPYWLEAPARGDVFAWPADAPRHMPFAPAVASGRTTITVAGTPVEVTVPVQFRIVDPVRGELRRNLEVVPALSVQVTPGLDVVALSSVGASRQVTVRIDSQAPAAISGEVSLDMPSGWTATPARAAFTIEQAGQSATATFAVAPPKGVAQGSHVFTARAVSGGRTYAHRLRTIAYPHIQTHRMYEPARFDLRLVDVTVAPVTVGYIMGTGDEVPEGLKRLGVPVTLLTPNDVASGDLARYDTIMVGVRASEVRPDFVANHGRLLDYVRNGGTLIVQEQHEVYTQKKLTPFPAEIGSRVTDEDAPVTILEPTHPVFTTPNRITLDDFRNWRQERNAYGFQTFDPQYTPLLESHDPWDTEQKGGLVYARLGKGHYVYSAYSWFRELPDGVPGAYRIVANLISLGSKRP from the coding sequence ATGCGCACACGCCTCGCCGTGGCGGGCCTCGTCGCGGCCCTCTCCCTCATCTCCCTGCAGGCCCAGGTCCGGTCGCCGTACAGGGAGGGCGCGGCCGGCCTGATCCAGAAGCTGCAGCGGCTCACCACGACCGCCAGCGCGATGCACACCGGCGCGCACCCCGACGATGAGGACAGCGCGCTCATCGCGCGGCTGGCGCGTGGCGACCACGCGCGGGTGGCGTACCTTTCCCTGAATCGCGGCGAGGGCGGGCAGAACGTCCTCGGCCCCGAGTTCTACGAGGCGCTCGGCGTCATCCGCACGGAGGAGCTGCTGCAGGCGCGAGCCCTCGACGGCGGCGAGCAGTTCTTCACGCGCGTCGTCGACTTCGGCTACACGGTCAACATGCCGGAGACCGAGCGCAAGTGGGGCGGGCGCGACGTGCCGCTCGGTGACATGGTGCGCGTCCTGCGCACCTACCGGCCGCTCGTCGTCGCGTCACGGTTCTCGGGCACCTCGGCCGACGGGCACGGGAACCACCAGCTCGCGGGCGCGCTCACGCCCATTGCCGTCAAGGCGGCGGCCGACCCTGCGCAGTTCCCCGAGCAGATCGCGGAAGGGCTGCGGCCGTGGCAGGTGAAAAAGCTCTACGTGGGCATGCGGTTCGGACCCAACCAGCCGGAGCCACCGACGCTCACGCTCCAGACGGGCGTGTTCGATCCGGCGCTCGGCCGGACGTACGCGCAGATCGCCGCGGAAGGCCGGTCACAGCACAAGACGCAGGAGATGGGCGGCGCGCAGCTGCATGGCCCGCAGACCACGGGCCTGCGCCTGGTCGAGTCGTGGGTGCCGCGCGTCGAGCGCGAGCAGTCGGTGTTCGACGGCATCGACACGTCGATCGCCGGGCTGGCCCGACTGGCCGGCCTCCCCGACGGGGCGATCGCCGCGCCACTCGGCGTCATGGCGTCCTCGGCCAGCGAAGCGCTCTCGCGTGTCGACGTGCGGCAGCCGACGACGCTGCTGCCGGTGCTGGCGCGGGGCCTGACTGCGGCGCGCGAGGCGCGTGCGGCCCTTGCCACGCTGTCGGCGCCGGAGGCGGCGAGAGCGGAGGCCGCCTTCCTGCTGGATCAGGAGATTCGCCAGTGGGAGGACGCGTTGGTCCATGCGTCGGGCGTGCATGTCGAGGCGTTGGCGACCAGCGAAACGGTGACGCCGGGCGGGCAGGTCAGCGTCAGCGTCCGCGCATTCGTGCCCGCGGCGCCGGATCTCACCGTCACGGTGGCGCCGCCGACGCTCACGCTGCCGATCGGCTGGACGCAGGCGCCGCTCGCCGAGGCGCCGCAGTTCACGGGACGCGGCTTCATGGCGCGCTTCCTTCGTGAGCAGCCGAGCGTCGAGGCGTCGTTCGCCGTGACGGCGGCAGCGGATGCGCGCATCACGCAGCCGTACTGGCTCGAGGCGCCAGCGCGGGGCGACGTGTTCGCCTGGCCGGCCGACGCGCCGCGCCACATGCCGTTCGCGCCCGCGGTCGCCAGCGGTCGCACCACGATCACCGTGGCGGGCACGCCCGTCGAGGTCACCGTGCCCGTGCAGTTCCGCATCGTCGATCCGGTGCGCGGCGAACTGCGGCGCAACCTCGAGGTCGTGCCGGCGCTGTCGGTGCAGGTCACCCCCGGCCTGGACGTCGTGGCCCTGTCGTCGGTGGGTGCGTCGCGCCAGGTCACCGTGCGCATCGACAGCCAGGCGCCTGCGGCGATCAGCGGCGAGGTGTCGCTCGACATGCCCTCCGGCTGGACGGCCACGCCGGCCAGGGCGGCCTTCACCATCGAGCAGGCGGGCCAGAGCGCCACGGCGACCTTTGCCGTCGCGCCGCCGAAGGGCGTCGCGCAGGGCAGTCACGTGTTCACGGCGAGGGCCGTGTCGGGCGGACGCACGTACGCGCACCGGCTGCGGACCATCGCCTACCCGCACATCCAGACGCACCGGATGTACGAGCCGGCGCGCTTCGACCTGCGACTGGTGGACGTGACGGTGGCGCCCGTCACCGTCGGCTACATCATGGGCACGGGCGACGAGGTGCCCGAGGGGCTGAAGCGCCTCGGCGTGCCGGTCACGCTGCTCACGCCCAACGACGTCGCGTCGGGTGATCTCGCCCGCTACGACACGATCATGGTCGGCGTCCGCGCCTCCGAGGTGCGGCCCGACTTCGTGGCCAACCACGGGCGCCTGCTCGACTACGTGCGCAACGGCGGCACGCTCATCGTGCAGGAGCAGCACGAGGTCTACACGCAGAAGAAGCTGACGCCGTTCCCGGCCGAGATCGGGTCACGCGTGACCGACGAGGATGCGCCGGTCACGATCCTCGAGCCGACGCACCCGGTGTTCACGACGCCGAACCGCATCACGCTTGACGACTTCCGCAACTGGCGCCAGGAGCGGAACGCCTACGGTTTCCAGACCTTCGATCCGCAGTACACGCCGCTGCTGGAGAGCCACGACCCCTGGGACACCGAGCAGAAGGGCGGCCTGGTGTACGCGCGGCTGGGCAAGGGGCACTACGTGTACTCGGCCTACAGCTGGTTCCGCGAACTGCCCGACGGCGTGCCGGGCGCGTACCGGATCGTGGCGAACCTGATCAGCCTCGGGTCAAAGCGGCCGTAG
- a CDS encoding DUF2264 domain-containing protein, translating into MDRRRFVATAASLGTAAVTPSVLPAAAHAQPAPADGAADRAAWLARVDRIFLPVLRALAQGRLRATMPVETVPGATGREAVTHLEAVGRTLMGLAPWLALPASADAEGRTRAAAIDLIRAGLDHGTRPGGPDRLNFNEGSQPLVDAAFLAQAFLRAPAIWTGLPEATRTRLVDAFRSARVILPGFNNWLLFAATVEAFLKKAGDPTWDRMRVDYALRQHEQWYKGDGIYGDGPQFHFDYYNAFVIQPMLVDVLDACADDRPAWQAMREPVLTRARRFAAIQERLIAPDGSYPPVGRSLAYRCGAFQGLAQAALRKDLPGDVTPGQARAALSAVIARTLDAPGTVDAGGWLTLGLCGHQPGIAETYISTGSLYLCSAAFLPLGLPASDPFWTEPARAWTAKRAFAGEPIPIDKAIS; encoded by the coding sequence ATGGACCGGCGGCGCTTCGTCGCGACCGCCGCGAGCCTCGGCACGGCGGCCGTCACCCCCTCCGTCCTGCCGGCAGCGGCACACGCACAACCGGCTCCCGCCGACGGCGCCGCCGACCGCGCCGCGTGGCTCGCGCGCGTCGACCGCATCTTCCTGCCGGTGCTGCGCGCCCTCGCGCAGGGGCGCCTGCGTGCCACCATGCCGGTGGAGACGGTGCCCGGCGCCACCGGCCGCGAGGCGGTCACGCACCTCGAGGCCGTGGGCCGCACGCTCATGGGCCTGGCGCCGTGGCTCGCCCTCCCGGCGAGCGCCGACGCCGAGGGACGCACCCGGGCCGCCGCGATCGACCTGATTCGCGCCGGCCTCGATCACGGCACCCGCCCCGGCGGTCCCGACCGGCTCAACTTCAACGAAGGCTCACAACCGCTGGTCGACGCGGCCTTCCTGGCCCAGGCCTTCCTGCGCGCGCCGGCGATCTGGACCGGCCTGCCCGAGGCCACCCGCACGCGGTTGGTCGACGCGTTCCGATCGGCACGCGTGATCCTGCCGGGCTTCAACAACTGGCTGTTGTTCGCCGCGACGGTCGAAGCGTTCCTGAAGAAGGCCGGCGACCCGACGTGGGACCGCATGCGCGTCGACTACGCGCTGCGCCAGCACGAGCAGTGGTACAAGGGCGACGGCATCTACGGCGACGGTCCGCAGTTCCACTTCGACTACTACAACGCCTTCGTCATCCAGCCGATGCTCGTCGACGTGCTCGACGCCTGCGCCGACGACCGGCCGGCCTGGCAGGCGATGCGTGAGCCGGTGCTGACGCGGGCGCGGCGGTTCGCCGCCATCCAGGAACGCCTCATCGCTCCTGACGGCTCGTATCCGCCGGTCGGCCGCTCGCTCGCCTATCGCTGCGGCGCGTTCCAGGGGCTCGCGCAGGCGGCGTTGCGCAAGGATCTTCCCGGGGACGTGACACCCGGCCAGGCCCGCGCCGCGCTGTCGGCGGTCATCGCGCGCACGCTGGATGCGCCCGGCACCGTCGACGCCGGCGGCTGGCTCACGCTGGGCCTGTGCGGCCACCAACCCGGCATCGCCGAGACCTACATCTCCACCGGCAGCCTGTACCTCTGCTCGGCCGCGTTCCTGCCCCTCGGACTCCCGGCCAGTGACCCGTTCTGGACCGAGCCGGCGCGCGCCTGGACGGCCAAGCGCGCCTTCGCCGGCGAGCCGATCCCCATCGACAAGGCCATTTCGTAG
- a CDS encoding Trm112 family protein, giving the protein MVDAELLEILVCPEDKTPVTLASPDTLATLNARIAAGGVKTRGGAPVTEAVTEGLVRADGKYLYPVREDIPVMLIDEAIAL; this is encoded by the coding sequence ATGGTCGATGCCGAACTGCTCGAAATCCTCGTGTGCCCCGAGGACAAGACTCCCGTCACCCTGGCCAGCCCCGACACGCTCGCGACGCTCAACGCCCGCATCGCGGCCGGCGGCGTGAAGACCCGCGGCGGTGCGCCAGTGACCGAAGCGGTCACCGAAGGCCTGGTCCGCGCCGACGGCAAGTACCTGTACCCGGTGCGCGAGGACATTCCCGTGATGCTCATCGACGAGGCCATCGCGCTCTGA
- a CDS encoding lipopolysaccharide assembly protein LapB: MRMFAWTPACAVVLLAGLSVTMDAQEKSKLKPKDIPRLMEEADKFIAANDLPKAEAYLKAIIELDPRQAQAAFKLATVCESQKNWDCALVNYNLAVSSLTGAEKARAHMGLATGHFEAQRYGDAAEQAAAVLAIDPARPEAHVIRAQSLVKLKSPEAVAACEAAVKAVPGQAAVHAALGEALIAAGRQADAEAPLKKALELEPKRAATSAQLAQVLGAKGDHAGTIAAATAALDAEPGRKDLYAVRGRAYLATGDEARALPDLYAAIAANPQDKALLLALGRIQQKQGRLPEAAQQFRAVLAIDPRQPEALLGLADVLVRVNDFENAKAPAAAAAAALPDNAQAQYLHGRLLEQDKQYDQALAAYGNAVRLDARLAQAHYGQGRILREQKKDVPGALAAMEKAAALDAADPGILTELGAVLYESKQVDRSIDTLQKATATAGYTNPMGYAVLGLALKDKKEFEKAIAPLEKAAELAPKWWMPRWGAAWAYFGGFKKGCPCGPDDQARVQKMQAHFDQMVALGGSDAALAERVKMLASGLKIK, translated from the coding sequence ATGCGCATGTTCGCGTGGACCCCGGCGTGCGCCGTGGTCCTGCTTGCCGGGCTGTCGGTCACCATGGACGCGCAGGAGAAGTCGAAGCTCAAGCCGAAGGACATCCCGCGGCTGATGGAGGAGGCCGACAAGTTCATCGCCGCCAACGACCTGCCGAAGGCCGAGGCCTACCTGAAGGCGATCATCGAACTGGATCCCAGGCAAGCGCAGGCCGCCTTCAAGCTCGCGACCGTCTGCGAGTCGCAGAAGAACTGGGACTGCGCGCTCGTGAACTACAACCTGGCGGTGTCCTCGCTCACCGGCGCCGAGAAGGCGCGAGCGCACATGGGACTGGCCACCGGCCACTTCGAGGCCCAGCGCTACGGCGATGCCGCGGAGCAGGCGGCGGCGGTGCTGGCCATCGACCCCGCCCGCCCGGAGGCGCACGTGATCCGGGCGCAGTCGCTCGTGAAGCTCAAGAGCCCGGAAGCCGTGGCGGCCTGCGAAGCCGCCGTCAAGGCGGTGCCAGGGCAGGCGGCGGTCCATGCCGCCTTGGGCGAGGCGCTGATCGCCGCGGGACGGCAGGCCGACGCGGAGGCGCCGCTCAAGAAGGCGCTCGAGCTCGAGCCCAAGCGCGCGGCCACGAGCGCGCAGCTGGCGCAGGTGCTCGGCGCCAAGGGCGATCATGCCGGGACGATCGCCGCCGCCACCGCGGCGCTCGATGCCGAGCCCGGCCGGAAGGACCTGTACGCGGTGCGCGGTCGCGCCTACCTCGCGACGGGCGACGAGGCCAGGGCGCTGCCCGACCTGTATGCGGCCATCGCGGCCAATCCCCAGGACAAGGCCTTGCTGCTCGCGCTCGGCCGAATCCAGCAGAAGCAGGGCCGCCTCCCCGAGGCCGCGCAGCAGTTCCGGGCGGTGCTGGCCATCGACCCCAGGCAACCGGAGGCACTGCTCGGCCTGGCCGACGTGCTCGTGCGCGTCAACGACTTCGAGAACGCGAAGGCGCCGGCGGCCGCCGCGGCGGCCGCGCTGCCCGACAACGCGCAGGCCCAGTACCTGCACGGGCGGCTGCTCGAACAGGACAAGCAGTACGACCAGGCGCTGGCCGCGTACGGCAACGCCGTCCGCCTCGACGCCAGGCTCGCCCAGGCGCATTACGGCCAGGGCCGGATTCTGCGCGAGCAGAAGAAGGACGTGCCCGGTGCGCTCGCGGCGATGGAGAAGGCCGCGGCCCTCGATGCGGCCGACCCCGGCATCCTGACCGAGCTCGGCGCGGTGCTCTACGAGTCCAAGCAGGTCGATCGCAGCATCGACACGTTGCAGAAGGCGACCGCCACCGCAGGCTATACCAACCCGATGGGGTATGCCGTGCTCGGCCTGGCGCTGAAGGACAAGAAGGAGTTCGAGAAGGCGATTGCGCCGCTCGAGAAGGCCGCGGAACTGGCGCCCAAGTGGTGGATGCCGCGATGGGGCGCGGCCTGGGCCTACTTCGGCGGCTTCAAGAAGGGGTGCCCCTGCGGTCCCGACGACCAGGCGCGGGTGCAGAAGATGCAGGCGCACTTCGACCAGATGGTGGCGCTCGGCGGCAGCGACGCGGCCCTGGCAGAGCGCGTGAAGATGCTCGCCTCGGGCCTCAAGATCAAGTGA